The Elaeis guineensis isolate ETL-2024a chromosome 3, EG11, whole genome shotgun sequence region GCCGCACTCTCTTGCAAACCATCTGCTTTCCCTTTCTCGTCGTGTCTCCTTCAATCCATCATGGCTTCAGCTACGGAGGAAGAAGCAAGCAAGCTCCGGGTTTTCTTCATCCCCTTCTACGCCTCGGGACACATTATCCCCATGACCGACCTCGCCCGCCTCTTTGCCGCTCGCCCTGGCGTGGAGCCCACCATGGTCCTCACCCCCGCCAACGCTGCCCTCATCCGCCCCACCCTCGACCGctcagccgccgacggccgccccgTCCGCCTCCTCCTCTATCCATTCCCTTCCGTCGGCCTGCCCTCCGGCGTCGAAAACTTAGCCACCATAACCCCCTCCGAGGTCTCGCGCGTCAGTGAGGCCGTCGCCCTGGCCCCAGAGACGCACGACCAGCTCCTCCGCCATCACCGCCCCGACGCCGTCATCGTCGACTTCTATTTCAGGTGGACCACCACCATCGCCGCCGGCATTCCCCGTATCATCTTCCACGCCATCGGCGGCTTCCCCTACTTAGCCATGAACAACCTTCACAAGATTCGATACAAGATTCGAGAAGTCGAGAACGGAAGCGAACCGATTGCGGTCCCTGACTTCCCAGGCCCATCGATCAAGATCCCCAAATCGGAGCTGCCGGACTTCCTCCACTCGCCGAAGCCCCTCACGGAGAAGTGGGATCGGTTGACGGAGTTGCAGATGGAAAGCTACGGCGTGGTGGCGAACACCTTCCACGAGCTTGAGCCCGAGTATTGCGACCACTTCCGGAAGGTGGACTGCAAGCGGGCCTGGTTTGTGGGCCCTGTCGCGCTGTCCTACGGGGAGGGCGCCGCGGAGCGGGGCGGCGGGGGGACGGGGGTGGAGGGCGGGAACCGGTGCCTCAAGTGGCTGGACACCAAGGGAGAGGGTTCGGTGGTGTTCGTTTGCTTCGGGAGCTGGTGCCACTTCACGGCGGAGCAGCTCCGGGAGATAGCGGTGGGGCTGGAGGCGTCGGGAAAGGCGTTCCTCTGGGCGATGAGGGGAACCACCGAGGATGCCGCCAAGACGGAAGAGTGGATGCCGGAGGGGTGGGAGGAGAGGGTGGGAGAGAGGGGACTAGTGGTGAGAGGCTGGGCCCCGCAGGTGGCGATTCTCGAGCACAAGGCGGTGGGGGCCTTCCTGACCCATTGCGGATGGAACTCCGTGCTGGAGGCGGCGGCCGCCGGTGTGCCGATGCTGACATGGCCGCTGGTCTTCGAGCAGTTCATCAACGAGCGGCTGGTGGTGGAGGTGATGGGGGTGGGGAAGAGGGTCTGGGACGGGTTCCGGAGCACGCTGGCGGAGGAGAAGGTGGTGGTGCCTGGGGAGGCGATCGGGAGGGCGGTGTCCGGATTCATGGAG contains the following coding sequences:
- the LOC105036807 gene encoding probable UDP-glucosyl transferase 73B6, translated to MASATEEEASKLRVFFIPFYASGHIIPMTDLARLFAARPGVEPTMVLTPANAALIRPTLDRSAADGRPVRLLLYPFPSVGLPSGVENLATITPSEVSRVSEAVALAPETHDQLLRHHRPDAVIVDFYFRWTTTIAAGIPRIIFHAIGGFPYLAMNNLHKIRYKIREVENGSEPIAVPDFPGPSIKIPKSELPDFLHSPKPLTEKWDRLTELQMESYGVVANTFHELEPEYCDHFRKVDCKRAWFVGPVALSYGEGAAERGGGGTGVEGGNRCLKWLDTKGEGSVVFVCFGSWCHFTAEQLREIAVGLEASGKAFLWAMRGTTEDAAKTEEWMPEGWEERVGERGLVVRGWAPQVAILEHKAVGAFLTHCGWNSVLEAAAAGVPMLTWPLVFEQFINERLVVEVMGVGKRVWDGFRSTLAEEKVVVPGEAIGRAVSGFMEPGADGESARRRAKEYAAMARAAVVEGGSAHRDLCGLIDELVAKTKDRKKAVQGR